The stretch of DNA GACCGGTCAGCGCTGGGTCATCGAGGTGGGCGGGCCACCCTGCGCGGCCGACCACCGGGCCTCGACGGACGGGGGGACGGGCGTCAGCCCGCCCGGCCGAGGGTCTCGGCGGACAGCCACGCCCCGAGCCAGCCGGGGTGCACGACGTCGTCGGTGGTGCGGAGCTCCGCCTCGCCCCACCAGCGGGAGCCCAGCACGGCCCGCTCCTCCAGCTCGGTGTACGCCGCCGGCGCGGTGACGACCTCGGCGTCGCCGAGCCGGGCGACGAAGTAGTGCTCGTGCTGGCGGTAGGTCACCCCGTCGAAGCCGAACTCCGTGGTGCGCTCCGCGACCGGGCCCTCGAGGGCGTCGACCCGCAGCCCGGTCTCCTCCCACAGCTCGCGGCGGGCGGTCTGCCCGGGGTCCTCGCCGTCCTCGGCACCGCCGCCGGGCGTGAACCACCACGTGCCGTCGTCGGGCCTCGCGGGGTCGCGGCCCAGGAACAGCAGGACCCGGCCGCGGCCGTCGAGCAGCAGCACCCGGGCGGCCTCGCGGTCCACCACGGCCGCGCCCTCGTCGCCGGCGCGCTCGTCGTCGGCCACGTCAGTAGTACCAGGGGAAGGGCGACCAGTCCGGCTCGCGCTTGCCGAGGAAGGCGTCGCGGCCCTCGACCGCCTCGTCGGTCATGTACGCCAGCCGGGTCGCCTCGCCCGCGAACACCTGCTGGCCCATGAGGCCGTCGTCGGTGAGGTTGAGGGCGAACTTCAGCATGCGCTGCGCGGTCGGGGACTTGCCGTTGACCTCGCGGGCCACCTGCAGCGCCTCGGCCTCGAGGTCGGCGTGGTCGGCGACCACGTTGACCGCGCCCATCCGCTGCATCTGCTCCGCGTCGTACGTGCGGCCGAGGAAGAAGATCTCGCGGGCGTTCTTCTGCCCGACCATCTTGGCCAGGTAGGCCGAGCCGTAGCCGGCGTCGAACGAGCCGACGTCGGCGTCGGTCTGCTTGAACCGGGCGTGCTCGCGGCTGGCGACGGTGAGGTCGCAGACGACGTGCAGGGAGTGGCCCCCGCCCGCGGCCCAGCCGCCGACCACGGCGACGACGACCTTGGGCATGGTGCGGACCAGGCGCTGCACCTCCAGCACGTGCAGCCGGCCGCCCTCGGCCGCGGTCCGCCGGGCGTCGACGGTGTCCGCGGTGTCGCCGTCGGCGTACTGGTAGCCCGTCCGGCCCCGGATCCGCTGGTCGCCGCCGGAGCAGAACGCCCGGCCCCCGTCGCGGGGGCTCGGGCCGTTGCCGGTGAGCAGGACGCAGCCGACGTCCGGGGTGCGGCGGGCGTGGTCGAGCACGGCGTACAGCTCGTCGACGGTGTGCGGGCGGAACGCGTTGCGCACCTCGGGCCGGTCGAACGCGACCCGGACGGTCCCGGCGACCGGGCCGGGCAGCACGCAGCGGTGGTAGGTGATGTCGGTGAGCGCCTCGCGGCCGAGCTCCGCGGGGTCGACCTCGCGCCAGGCGGCCGGGTCGAAGGTGTCGGAGACGTCAGCCAGGGCGGGCACCCGGGGAGCCTAGGGCGCGGGGCCCCGGCCAGACTGGCCGCCGTGGCCCCCGACCTCCCGCTGCCCTCGCAGGTCCACGTCGTCGCCCTGCCGATGGCGCGGCGGTTCCGGGGGATCGACGTGCGCGAGGCCGTGCTCGTCGACGGGCCGGCCGGGTGGGGCGAGTTCTCCCCGTTCGAGGGCTACGACGACGCCGAGTCCTCGCGCTGGCTCGCCGCCTGCCTGGAGGCCGCCTACCTGGGCCCGCCCCGGCCGCTGCGCGAGCGCGTCGAGGTCAACGCCACCGTCCCGGCCGTGCCCGCCGCCGACGTGGCCGCGGTGCTCGCCCGGTTCCCCGGCTGCCGCACGGCCAAGGTCAAGGTGGCCGAGCGGGGGCAGGTGCTCGCCGACGACCTGGACCGGGTGGCGGCGGTGCGGGACGTGCTCGGGCCCGGCGGGCGGGTCCGCGTGGACGCCAACGGCGGCTGGGACGCCGCGCAGGCCCTCGACGCGCTGCGCGGGATCGCCCGGGTGCTGGGACCTGGGCTGGACTACGCCGAGCAGCCCGTCGCCGGCCTGGAGGACATGGTGCGGCTGCGGACGTCGCTGGCCGCCGCGGGGCTGGAGGTGCCGCTGGCCGCGGACGAGCTGCTCCGACGGGCCGAGGACCCGCTGG from Aquipuribacter hungaricus encodes:
- a CDS encoding NUDIX hydrolase, translating into MADDERAGDEGAAVVDREAARVLLLDGRGRVLLFLGRDPARPDDGTWWFTPGGGAEDGEDPGQTARRELWEETGLRVDALEGPVAERTTEFGFDGVTYRQHEHYFVARLGDAEVVTAPAAYTELEERAVLGSRWWGEAELRTTDDVVHPGWLGAWLSAETLGRAG
- a CDS encoding 1,4-dihydroxy-2-naphthoyl-CoA synthase, which encodes MPALADVSDTFDPAAWREVDPAELGREALTDITYHRCVLPGPVAGTVRVAFDRPEVRNAFRPHTVDELYAVLDHARRTPDVGCVLLTGNGPSPRDGGRAFCSGGDQRIRGRTGYQYADGDTADTVDARRTAAEGGRLHVLEVQRLVRTMPKVVVAVVGGWAAGGGHSLHVVCDLTVASREHARFKQTDADVGSFDAGYGSAYLAKMVGQKNAREIFFLGRTYDAEQMQRMGAVNVVADHADLEAEALQVAREVNGKSPTAQRMLKFALNLTDDGLMGQQVFAGEATRLAYMTDEAVEGRDAFLGKREPDWSPFPWYY
- a CDS encoding o-succinylbenzoate synthase, with translation MAPDLPLPSQVHVVALPMARRFRGIDVREAVLVDGPAGWGEFSPFEGYDDAESSRWLAACLEAAYLGPPRPLRERVEVNATVPAVPAADVAAVLARFPGCRTAKVKVAERGQVLADDLDRVAAVRDVLGPGGRVRVDANGGWDAAQALDALRGIARVLGPGLDYAEQPVAGLEDMVRLRTSLAAAGLEVPLAADELLRRAEDPLAVALAGAADVVVVKVAPLGGVRRLLEVAEELRERYAVGLTVSSALDTSVGLSDGVAAAAALPGPVRAAGL